The following proteins are encoded in a genomic region of Sorangiineae bacterium MSr12523:
- the mvk gene encoding mevalonate kinase yields MQFDSNVARGRGKIILLGEHAVVYGAPALAVAIERGASATARPSLGGISRLRIPSYGLDTVEEGPCDHGRAFGALVRATKLAASMEVEADVELPGGGGLGSSAALGVAVARALDPHAGPDVIAARVMAWERVFHGNASGVDAAISARGGCILFRRGAAIEPVHLRAALTVCVGYSGAAASTKAMIESVIRLRERHAGLVDAAFDAIPALVHRAHDAIRTMDLATLGRLMNENHEWLARLRLSTPQIERLRALAHAQDAFGAKLTGSGGGGCVVALVEGPLHASRVLDAWQLAGFDAFSAHILPPPPVTEIHEVAS; encoded by the coding sequence ATGCAATTCGATTCGAACGTGGCGCGCGGGCGCGGAAAAATCATATTGCTTGGCGAGCACGCGGTGGTCTATGGCGCCCCTGCGCTGGCCGTGGCCATCGAGCGAGGCGCGTCCGCGACCGCGCGCCCGAGCCTCGGAGGCATAAGCCGGCTTCGGATTCCCAGCTACGGACTCGACACCGTGGAAGAAGGGCCGTGCGATCATGGCCGCGCTTTTGGAGCGCTGGTGCGTGCCACGAAGCTCGCGGCATCGATGGAGGTGGAGGCCGATGTGGAGCTCCCCGGCGGCGGTGGCCTCGGATCGTCGGCGGCACTCGGCGTCGCCGTGGCGCGTGCACTCGACCCCCACGCGGGCCCCGATGTCATCGCGGCCCGCGTCATGGCTTGGGAGCGCGTCTTCCACGGCAATGCGAGCGGAGTGGACGCCGCCATCTCGGCGCGGGGAGGCTGCATCCTCTTTCGACGGGGCGCGGCCATCGAGCCCGTGCACCTCCGCGCGGCACTCACGGTTTGCGTCGGCTACTCGGGGGCCGCGGCAAGCACGAAGGCCATGATCGAATCCGTCATTCGCCTGCGAGAACGCCATGCCGGCCTGGTCGACGCCGCATTCGACGCGATCCCCGCGCTCGTGCATCGCGCACACGATGCCATTCGGACCATGGATCTCGCCACCTTGGGCCGGCTCATGAACGAGAACCATGAATGGCTCGCAAGGCTTCGGTTGTCGACGCCGCAGATTGAACGCTTGCGTGCTCTCGCCCACGCACAAGATGCATTCGGCGCCAAGCTGACGGGCTCCGGCGGCGGAGGCTGCGTGGTGGCGCTGGTCGAAGGTCCTTTGCACGCGAGCCGTGTGCTCGATGCTTGGCAATTGGCCGGCTTCGACGCCTTTTCCGCGCACATTCTCCCGCCCCCGCCGGTCACAGAGATTCACGAGGTGGCGTCGTGA
- a CDS encoding DHA2 family efflux MFS transporter permease subunit, translating into MADNRWGIALAVSLGALLEVIDTSIVNVALPEMETSLGATLSEVSWVVTSYVVANVIILTLAAWLGDTFGKKRYFIFSLVAFTAASVACGLAVNLPMLIAARVVQGLCGGGLLTKAQSLLFQTFTKKEDQAMAQGLFGTIVIAGPAIGPTLGGWLVTHAGWRWIFFVNLPVGIIATFLCVAFLPADDSTGHAKTKVDWVAVGLLTMGLGSFQVVLEEGQSHDWLESPFVRRFAICAAIGLAVFVWRVLTSPRPIVDLRVLRHRALWAGSILSVVVGIGLYGTLFAIPIFAQEILHFTAEQTGMLLIPGALVSAFAMPIAAKLIAKFDVRILLVGGIFLLGYALYDLSYLSPLTGEKDLFWPLIVRAFAIALVFLPLNMATLGSLPPKDIPAASGIFSLTRQLGASIGVASLTTILVQRHAFHRAVLVEKLVAGTPETVAHLDIMAANLVTRGSDLVKAHQSALAILDRRVDVQAAVMSFGDTFWLTLVLFAVTLPLVLLLGKAGGASAGPAH; encoded by the coding sequence ATGGCTGACAACCGATGGGGTATCGCGCTGGCGGTGTCGCTCGGCGCACTGTTGGAGGTCATCGATACGAGCATCGTCAATGTGGCGCTGCCCGAAATGGAGACCTCTCTGGGCGCCACGCTCAGTGAAGTGAGTTGGGTCGTCACGAGCTACGTCGTCGCGAACGTGATCATCCTCACGCTCGCCGCGTGGTTGGGAGACACCTTCGGCAAAAAGCGATACTTCATTTTCTCTTTGGTGGCCTTCACCGCAGCGTCCGTCGCCTGCGGTCTCGCGGTCAATCTGCCCATGCTGATCGCCGCGCGCGTGGTGCAGGGGCTCTGCGGCGGCGGCCTTCTGACCAAAGCGCAATCGCTGCTCTTTCAGACATTCACCAAAAAAGAAGACCAAGCGATGGCGCAGGGGCTATTCGGGACCATCGTCATCGCTGGTCCCGCCATCGGCCCCACCTTGGGCGGCTGGCTCGTGACGCATGCGGGCTGGCGGTGGATCTTCTTCGTCAATCTGCCCGTGGGCATCATTGCCACGTTCCTATGCGTGGCCTTCTTGCCGGCCGACGATTCGACGGGGCATGCGAAAACCAAGGTGGACTGGGTCGCCGTGGGGCTTCTGACCATGGGGCTCGGCAGCTTCCAGGTCGTGCTCGAAGAAGGGCAGTCGCACGATTGGCTGGAATCGCCCTTCGTCCGCAGGTTCGCAATCTGCGCGGCCATCGGGTTGGCCGTCTTCGTCTGGCGCGTGCTCACCTCTCCACGACCCATCGTCGATTTGCGCGTCCTCCGGCATCGCGCGCTCTGGGCCGGGAGCATTCTCTCGGTGGTCGTGGGCATCGGCCTTTATGGGACGCTTTTCGCGATACCCATCTTCGCACAGGAGATCCTTCACTTCACCGCGGAGCAGACGGGAATGCTCCTGATCCCCGGCGCGCTCGTGTCCGCGTTCGCCATGCCGATCGCGGCAAAGCTGATTGCCAAATTCGACGTACGAATATTGCTCGTCGGCGGCATATTCTTACTTGGCTATGCGCTCTACGATTTGAGCTACCTGAGTCCACTCACGGGCGAGAAAGATCTTTTCTGGCCGCTCATCGTTCGGGCCTTCGCCATCGCGCTGGTCTTCCTTCCGCTGAACATGGCCACCCTCGGTTCGCTCCCGCCCAAGGACATACCGGCGGCCTCGGGCATCTTCAGCCTCACGCGGCAGCTCGGCGCAAGCATCGGCGTGGCGTCCCTCACGACCATCCTCGTGCAACGGCATGCCTTTCACCGCGCGGTTCTCGTGGAGAAGCTCGTGGCGGGAACGCCGGAAACCGTGGCTCACTTGGATATCATGGCGGCCAACCTCGTGACCCGTGGGTCCGATTTGGTGAAGGCGCATCAGAGCGCGCTGGCCATTCTCGATCGACGGGTCGACGTGCAGGCCGCGGTCATGAGCTTCGGCGACACGTTCTGGCTCACCCTCGTCTTGTTCGCCGTGACATTGCCACTCGTTCTTTTGCTCGGAAAGGCCGGGGGTGCTTCGGCGGGCCCCGCCCACTGA